Genomic window (Syntrophales bacterium):
GGAACGCTGGGTTAAACGCGATACAGAAGCGGAGAAACTCATTGACCAAAAAGCGGATGACGAACCTTTTAGGCGTGCGAAAGGAAAAGTAACTGTTTGCCACATTATACTGCCAGTTCCTGTCTAACCCCTTCACGCTTTGTCCAGAGCACAGGGCTTACATCATAATTTCGCAAAGCGTCCAGCACAGTAGCTGAAAAGATTTGATCAGAATCATTCAAAAAAGCATAGGCTCTGGAGTCAGGTGGGCGTACATCTTTTGTATCAATCCATGAAAATGCTACAGCCTGGGCGGTGTCACGATTCGGACGGTTGATAGTCTGTAAAATACGTTCCGGTTGTGTGCGTGACTTCGGGATAACAAAATCAAAAAGATGGTCGTATCCACTCTTGCCTGTGAACTTCACCTTTGGGGAATAGCGAATTTCGTGCAAATCGAGCCATTCAACAACATCTTCATAAAACAGACTGGCAACCATTGGTACAGCCAGATAAAAGAGGTCATTGACAGAAAGCATTGCCTGGATGAGATTATGCTTCTTCAGAGCAAAATTATCTGGGGATGCGCTGATTTCAAGACGACCTTCGTTCAATTGGACGCCAAAACCGTTCAGCGTCATCTTGAGGAGCGCCTGCCTTTTAGCACTATCAAGCTTGCAACCGGATTGATTCAAATCTGCAATGACAAACCCATCATCCGTCAAAAGATATGTCCCATTCTGCCGCTTGGCATAGATTTGCAGGTAGTCATTGTGCCTGTCGAGATAGGGCGTCGTGATTTCGATCCAGTCGTTTACCTTCCGAAGAACGGTCTTATCTCTTAACCATGACAAATACTTATCAAGAAGTTCTTGAATTTCGATGATCATGTAAAAAGTCCTCTCTGAATAATCGGTGGTTGAATGATATTGCAGTAACGCATGAAGTCTTCAAGCATTTTCCATAAATCGTTGATGTGTGGGAACAATTCACAGGGAACGGGCATCGCCCATTTATCCCC
Coding sequences:
- a CDS encoding DUF1829 domain-containing protein codes for the protein MIIEIQELLDKYLSWLRDKTVLRKVNDWIEITTPYLDRHNDYLQIYAKRQNGTYLLTDDGFVIADLNQSGCKLDSAKRQALLKMTLNGFGVQLNEGRLEISASPDNFALKKHNLIQAMLSVNDLFYLAVPMVASLFYEDVVEWLDLHEIRYSPKVKFTGKSGYDHLFDFVIPKSRTQPERILQTINRPNRDTAQAVAFSWIDTKDVRPPDSRAYAFLNDSDQIFSATVLDALRNYDVSPVLWTKREGVRQELAV